One Prosthecobacter sp. SYSU 5D2 genomic window, CCCTTCCAAGCCTCTACTTCAGCCACAAACGCAAGATCATCGAGCGTCACGGCCAGCTCCTGGATACCGAAACCGGCTTCATCCCCTTGCTGGATGAAGAGAAGCCGAAGATCAAAGAGATGGTCATCCGCTTCCGCACCGTCGGCGATGCCACCTGCACCGGCGCGGTCGAAAGCACCGCCAGCACCATTGACGACATCGTCGCCGAAGTCGCAGCCGCCCGCCAGACAGAACGCGGCACACGCGCCGATGACAAGCGCTCCGAGACCGCCATGGAAGACCGCAAAAAAGAAGGCTATTTTTGATTCCAACGAGACCCGCCTGCAACGCAACCTATACTTTTCTGATCACATGGACGTTCTCGTCAACCCTACCGAATCCTCCCTTCTCCGTTTCACCACCGCTGGCTCCGTGGATGATGGCAAAAGCACCCTCATTGGCCGTCTGCTGTATGATTCCAAATCCATCTTCGAAGACCAGCTTCTCGCCGTCGAAGAATCTTCCAAGCGTCGCGGTGATGGCCACGTCAACCTGGCCCTCCTGACCGATGGCTTGCGTGCCGAGCGTGAGCAGGGCATCACCATTGATGTCGCCTATCGTTACTTCGCCACACCGAAGCGCAAGTTCATCATCGCGGATACACCTGGCCACATCCAGTACACCCGCAACATGGTCACGGGTGCTTCCACGGCAGACCTCGCCATCATCCTCATTGATGCGCGTCTGGGCGTCATCGAGCAAACCATGCGCCATACTTACCTGGCAAGCCTGCTGCGCATCGGGCATGTCGTCCTCGCGGTGAACAAGATGGACCTCGTGGATTTTGACGAGGCTGTTTATAATAAGATTGTCAGTGACTACATGGCCTTCGCCGGCGGCTTGGAAAACCTGCCGAAAATCTGCCCCATCCCGATGAGTGCGCTCAATGGCGATAACGTCGTGGAACGTTCCGCCAGCACGCCATGGTACACTGGCCCCAGCCTGCTGGAGCATTTGGAAAACGTGCAGGTCTATGCCGAGACGGCTGCCGATGCTGCACGCTTCCCTGTGCAGTGGGTTATTCGTCCGATCTCGGACGCAGCCGATGCACGCCTTGGAAATCTTCATGATTATCGCGGCTTCGCCGGCCGCATGGCCAGCGGCACTTTCCGGACGGGTGATGAAGTCATCGCCTATCCCTCCGCGATGAAGTCCACCATCACCGGCATTCACACGTTTGAAGGCCCGCAGGAAGAGGCCATCCCGCAGCTCAGCTACAGCCTGACCCTGGCAGATGAAATTGATACGAGCCGTGGCGGCATGATCGTGAAGGCCAGCGAGCCTGTCGAAACCAACCAGGAGTTCGATGCCATGATCTGCTGGTTTGCCGACAAGAAGACCCTCAAACCCCGCAGCCGCTTTCACCTCCGCCACACCACCAACGAAGTGCGCGCCGTGGTCACCGATGTCCTTTACAAAGTGAACATCAGCACTCTGGAAAAATCCCAGGAGAGCAAGGAATTCAGCCTCAATGACATCGGCTCCATCCGCCTGCGTGTCTCGGCCCCCATCTTCTTTGATTCCTATTCCAAGAACCGCACCACCGGCAGCTTCGTCCTTGTGGATGAGCAGACGAATAACACTGTTGCAGCCGGAATGATTATTCGCCCCGTCGCAGACGCTGCGGATGAAGACTCTGAAGTGGTGATTTAAGGCGGGTTAAGCAACTCTTATCTAAGATCTGACGGGACGGCATGCACACTCTTCATACCGTCCCGTCATGTTTCCCATGGGGATGCGAAGGTTAATTTCCCGCCGTCGCAGCACTGGAGAAGATCACCGCATGCTTGTCATAGGAAGCATTGGCACCTGACAGATCGGCAAGGTACTGGATGGCGTCCGTCAGAGGCAGATTACGAATGCTTAAAGTAAGAGTTTTCGCGGCGAGCGCGGGGTCCTTGATGATGATGTTTGGAATCACCTTGCCGTCGCTGGCTGTCTTGGAGAGCACCCGCAGGCCTTCCACAGCCTCGGCCAGAGTCACCTCGGTGAATTCAATTTTAGGAATCACAACGGATTCATAACTCTTCCGCACGGTCGTGACTCCAGACTTCTTCTGGGTACGAATCTGGGCCAGCAGGGCTTTGGTTTCAAAGTGGCGAGGATTGCTCGCCTCCACCTGGGTCAGAAGCTGGTAGGCCAACTCAATGTCGCCTTTGTAATAGGCGGCGCGGCCCATCTGGAACATTTCGTTTACATCATCCGCCGCTTGGGCAGTCATTGAGCAGGCAGCCAGGGTGGTGATGAACGCCAAACGAACTCCGACACGTTGAAGAAGTGCTTTCATAGGGTGGGGGGATAGTTGGATTAACCCAATCATTTCAACAGGAAAGGCTCTGAAAGACAAGCCTGTAATTGCATCAAGGCCTAATCAAAGGTTCGGCAAAGCCCGACGAGGCGTAAACACATCAATGCCCAGCTCACGCCTCCATTTTCTGCGCCTTCTCCTGGCGCTGCCTCTCGCATCCTGCAGGGTGATATTGCCAGAAGCAGCCCGCCCCGTGCGCAAGCTGATCTATGAAGCGCCCACTGGCAGGGCCACGGAGCTAGTGGTCCTGCTCCCTGGGCGCCACAGCAAGCCGGAAGAATTTGTCCGGGAGGGCATCGTCCGTCAGGTGCAGGAAAAGCGTCCCGGATCCCGCATCATCGTGCCGGATCTTCATTTGCGATACTACATGGAGCGCACGGCCAGCCAGTGCCTATGGGAGGAGATCATCCATCCGGCCCGGCAGAAGGGATTGCCAGTCACGCTCATGGGAGTTTCCTTGGGCGGACTGGGGGCGCTCATCACCTGGCTGGAGCACCCACAAGACATCCGCCAGGTTCTGCTGCTGGCCCCATATTTAGGGGAGGAGGAACTGATGACCGAGATCCGCGAGAACGGCCTGGCAACGTCTGGTTTTCCTTTGAAGGAGCCCCACAATCAGGAAGATGCCATGCGCCTGCTTTGGGTGAAAATGCATAAACTAAAGTCCCTGGCCACCTCTCCAGCCCTGCCAATCCGGCTGTCTTGTGGGCGAAAAGACCGCCACCTCTCAGCCAATCGCCTTTTTGCAGAGCGTTTCCTGTCCCCTGAGCAGTATCAGGAAGTGGCAGGGGGACATGACTGGGCGGCTTGGCGGCAGGGTGCGGCCTGGCTGCTGCGGTGAGACCCTTGCACTCAGCCGTCACACCTCTATGAGTAGGTGTTCATGGCCAAGATACGGATCAAAAACATCGGCAAGGTGATCGCGCTGCTCATGCGGGGCATCGGGGCCACTTTGCGGTTTGAGGTGGAGGACAAAGCGGGCGCTTTTAATACCTCGCGCACGGGCTGGATCTGGGCCTTCTGGCATAACCGCATGTTTGTCATCCCTTACATCCATGAGCTATGGTTTGCCCACATTCCGGGGGCCATCCTCAGTAGCCCCAGCGGTGATGGGCAGATCATCGCGGACGTCTGCGCCACCTTCGGTTTTGAAGCCGCCCGTGGCTCCAGCTCGAAGCCGCAAAAGGGCCTTGCGGCCCTCATCATGATGGCGGAAAAGGTGAAGGAAGGCCGGGACATTGGCATCACCCCGGATGGCCCGCGCGGCCCGCTTTATCACCTGCAGCCGGGCATCATCAAGCTCGGTCAGCTCACCGGCGGCACCATCGTCCCCGTGCGGGTGGAATACAGCCGTGCCATCCGTTTTAAAACCTGGGACCAGTTCCTCCTTCCCCTCCCCTTTTCCACCGTCCGTGTGATCTTTGAGCCTACGATGACAGTGCCGCGCAAGATGACCGAAGAGGAGTTTGAAGCCCAACGTCTCCAACTGGAACAGGCCATGGGCGGGGACTGAGAGCCAGCTTGACACCCAAGGGAGTTTCCGCAGACTCTCAAGAATCTATGCGTGAAATGCTATCAGACGGAGTCATTACCCTGCACCGGTATACCTTGCAGGATGCCGATGATCTCCATACAGCTGGCCTTGAATCTGTGACGGAGGTTTACCCATGGCTGCCCTGGTGCCACCCAGACTATACTCTCGAGGAGGCCGCGTCCTGGATCACCGGGGAAGAACATGCTTGGGAGGAGGGTCGTAATTACGAGTTTGTCATCCGCACCCAGGAGGGTGCCCACGTCGGAGCAGTCGGGCTCAATGGCCTGCATCATGTCAAGGGCGTGGCCAATCTAGGCTACTGGGTGCGCACTAGCCAGACCGGTCGCGGCTACGCCTCCCGCGCCGCCCGGCTGCTGGGTGAGTTTGGCCTGCAAGACCTCAAACTCAAGCGGCTAGAAATCGTGGCCTGCGTCACCAATGTGGCGAGCATAAAAGTCGCCGAGAAGTCAGGCGCTTTGAGGGAAGGCATCTTGCGCAACCGCATTCAGCTTCACGGGAAGTCCCATGATGCAGTCATGCATTCGCTCATCCCCTGAATCCCCCTTGCCTCTCGGCAATATTCACACCACCGAATCCGCCGCCAGCGCGGCATTGCCGATGATGCCGGATTCATTACTGAAGCGAGCCGGGACGATCTGCAGGCGCTCCCAGACCACGGTGCTGAGCATGGACTGGACTTTGCGCTTCAGAGGATCAAAAATCAGGTCACCGGCCTGGGCCACCCCGCCGCCGATCACGAAAGCGTCTGGGTTCAGCAGCCAGGCGATGCTGGAGAGGGCGGTGCCCAGCCAGTCGGCGATTTCATCCCAGATCTGCCGGGCGATGTCATCACCTGCTTTGGCGGCTTCAGCGATCATCTTGGGGGTGCATTCCTCCAGGGTCTTCTTAACGTGAGCCTCCGCATAGCGTTGCACTGCGTGCTCCGCGATCTCCCGGTTGCCCGTGTATTTTTCCAGGGCGCCCAGATTGCCGTAGTGCCCGGCGCGACCGTCACTGTCGATGCTCATCTGGCCGATTTCCCCCGCTGCACAGCCGCTGCCGCGATAAAGTTGGCCGTTTAAAATGAGCCCGCCGCCAATGCCGGTGCCCATGGTCAGGGCGACGACGTTGTTCAGCCCACGACCTGCGCCGTAGCGGAATTCCGCATAGGCCATCGCATTGGCATCATTTTCCACCACCACCGGCAGGCCTGTTTTTTCACTTAGAATGGCCTTCAGCGGCACATGCTTCCAGCCTGGGACATTCGTCAGCACATGGACAAAACCGTGGTCAAAGTCCACGAGCCCCGGTACGCCTACGCCGATGGCGGCAATGTCGGGATAGGTCTCGCGCAACTTGGCCACCCGGAGGGCCATCTCGCC contains:
- a CDS encoding GTP-binding protein, with product MDVLVNPTESSLLRFTTAGSVDDGKSTLIGRLLYDSKSIFEDQLLAVEESSKRRGDGHVNLALLTDGLRAEREQGITIDVAYRYFATPKRKFIIADTPGHIQYTRNMVTGASTADLAIILIDARLGVIEQTMRHTYLASLLRIGHVVLAVNKMDLVDFDEAVYNKIVSDYMAFAGGLENLPKICPIPMSALNGDNVVERSASTPWYTGPSLLEHLENVQVYAETAADAARFPVQWVIRPISDAADARLGNLHDYRGFAGRMASGTFRTGDEVIAYPSAMKSTITGIHTFEGPQEEAIPQLSYSLTLADEIDTSRGGMIVKASEPVETNQEFDAMICWFADKKTLKPRSRFHLRHTTNEVRAVVTDVLYKVNISTLEKSQESKEFSLNDIGSIRLRVSAPIFFDSYSKNRTTGSFVLVDEQTNNTVAAGMIIRPVADAADEDSEVVI
- a CDS encoding YqiA/YcfP family alpha/beta fold hydrolase, producing MRKLIYEAPTGRATELVVLLPGRHSKPEEFVREGIVRQVQEKRPGSRIIVPDLHLRYYMERTASQCLWEEIIHPARQKGLPVTLMGVSLGGLGALITWLEHPQDIRQVLLLAPYLGEEELMTEIRENGLATSGFPLKEPHNQEDAMRLLWVKMHKLKSLATSPALPIRLSCGRKDRHLSANRLFAERFLSPEQYQEVAGGHDWAAWRQGAAWLLR
- a CDS encoding lysophospholipid acyltransferase family protein, which produces MAKIRIKNIGKVIALLMRGIGATLRFEVEDKAGAFNTSRTGWIWAFWHNRMFVIPYIHELWFAHIPGAILSSPSGDGQIIADVCATFGFEAARGSSSKPQKGLAALIMMAEKVKEGRDIGITPDGPRGPLYHLQPGIIKLGQLTGGTIVPVRVEYSRAIRFKTWDQFLLPLPFSTVRVIFEPTMTVPRKMTEEEFEAQRLQLEQAMGGD
- a CDS encoding GNAT family N-acetyltransferase, with protein sequence MLSDGVITLHRYTLQDADDLHTAGLESVTEVYPWLPWCHPDYTLEEAASWITGEEHAWEEGRNYEFVIRTQEGAHVGAVGLNGLHHVKGVANLGYWVRTSQTGRGYASRAARLLGEFGLQDLKLKRLEIVACVTNVASIKVAEKSGALREGILRNRIQLHGKSHDAVMHSLIP
- a CDS encoding ROK family protein, with amino-acid sequence MSERSITSVGIDFGGTSVKLGVCRDGELLTTDAPIPTADFPGPAALIGEMALRVAKLRETYPDIAAIGVGVPGLVDFDHGFVHVLTNVPGWKHVPLKAILSEKTGLPVVVENDANAMAYAEFRYGAGRGLNNVVALTMGTGIGGGLILNGQLYRGSGCAAGEIGQMSIDSDGRAGHYGNLGALEKYTGNREIAEHAVQRYAEAHVKKTLEECTPKMIAEAAKAGDDIARQIWDEIADWLGTALSSIAWLLNPDAFVIGGGVAQAGDLIFDPLKRKVQSMLSTVVWERLQIVPARFSNESGIIGNAALAADSVV